In Mycolicibacterium alvei, a single window of DNA contains:
- the leuS gene encoding leucine--tRNA ligase: MIEPANTPQSGPSEDTPQHRYTAELAGEIERKWQETWSELGTFNVANPVGSLAPQDGSHVPADKMFVQDMFPYPSGDGLHVGHPLGYIATDVYARYYRMTGRNVLHALGFDAFGLPAEQYAVQTGTHPRTRTEANIVNFRRQLGRLGLGHDTRRSFATTDVDFYKWTQWIFLQIYNAWFDIAAGKARPIAELVAEFESGARTLDDGRTWGGLSAAERADVVDDHRLVYHADSMVNWCPGLGTVLANEEVTADGRSDRGNFPVFRKRLRQWMMRITAYSDRLLDDLDVLEWPDKVKSMQRNWIGRSTGASVEFGTAAGDVEVFTTRPDTLFGATYLVLAPEHGLVDALVADAWPEGTDSRWTFDGATPAEAVAAYRAGIAAKSDLERQENKSKTGVFLGAYATNPVNGRQVPVFIADYVLAGYGTGAIMAVPGGDQRDWDFATDFGLPIIEVVSGGDITEAAYNGDGVMVNSGYLDGLSVAAAKEAVIEHLEADGRGRARIEYKLRDWLFARQRYWGEPFPIVYDADGRAHPLPESALPVELPDIPDYAPVSFDPDDADSEPSPPLGKATEWVHVELDLGDGLQTYTRDTNVMPQWAGSSWYELRYTDPQNSEELCAKENEAYWMGPRPAEHGPNDPGGVDLYVGGVEHAVLHLLYSRFWHKVLYDLGHVSSNEPYRRLVNQGYIQAFAYTDARGSYVPAAEVVERDGKFFWPGPNDGEDHQEIEVNQEFGKIGKSLKNSVSPDEICDEYGADTLRVYEMSMGPLEASRPWAPKDVVGAHRFLQRVWRVVVCEDTGATGVNEHEALGTDTLKILHRTIAGVTEDYVALRNNTAAAKLIEYTNHLTKEGVSARAAIEPLVLMVAPLAPHLAEELWKRLGHDTSLAHGPFPVVDPQYLVDDTIEFPVQVNGKVRGKITVAADLDRAGLQAAALADEKVQAFLDGATPKKVIVVPGRLVNLVI, translated from the coding sequence GTGATCGAACCCGCCAACACTCCGCAGTCAGGGCCGTCAGAGGACACCCCGCAGCACCGTTACACCGCGGAGCTGGCGGGCGAGATCGAGCGCAAGTGGCAGGAGACCTGGTCGGAGCTCGGCACCTTCAACGTGGCCAATCCGGTGGGCTCGCTGGCACCGCAGGACGGCTCGCACGTACCCGCCGACAAGATGTTCGTCCAGGACATGTTCCCGTATCCGTCCGGTGACGGCCTGCACGTCGGGCACCCCCTGGGCTACATCGCCACCGACGTCTACGCCCGGTACTACCGGATGACCGGTCGCAACGTGCTGCACGCGCTGGGGTTCGACGCGTTCGGACTGCCCGCCGAGCAGTACGCCGTGCAGACCGGGACGCACCCGCGGACCCGCACCGAGGCCAACATCGTCAACTTCCGCCGGCAGCTGGGCCGGCTCGGACTGGGCCACGACACGCGGCGCAGCTTCGCCACCACCGATGTTGACTTCTACAAGTGGACGCAGTGGATCTTCCTACAGATCTACAACGCCTGGTTCGACATCGCAGCCGGGAAGGCGCGGCCCATCGCCGAGTTGGTGGCCGAATTCGAGTCTGGCGCACGCACTCTCGACGACGGCCGGACGTGGGGTGGACTCTCGGCCGCCGAGCGCGCCGACGTGGTGGACGATCATCGGCTGGTCTACCACGCAGACTCGATGGTGAACTGGTGCCCGGGTCTGGGCACGGTGCTGGCCAACGAGGAAGTCACCGCCGACGGCCGCAGCGACCGCGGAAACTTCCCGGTGTTCCGGAAGCGGTTGCGGCAGTGGATGATGCGCATCACGGCGTACTCGGACCGGCTGCTCGACGATCTGGATGTGCTGGAATGGCCGGACAAGGTCAAGTCCATGCAGCGCAACTGGATCGGTCGGTCCACCGGTGCCTCGGTGGAGTTCGGTACGGCGGCAGGCGATGTCGAGGTGTTCACCACCCGACCGGACACGCTGTTCGGCGCCACCTACCTGGTACTGGCCCCCGAGCATGGTCTCGTGGACGCGCTGGTGGCCGATGCCTGGCCCGAGGGCACCGATTCACGGTGGACCTTCGATGGCGCGACTCCGGCCGAGGCCGTCGCCGCCTACCGCGCCGGGATCGCGGCCAAGTCGGATCTGGAGCGTCAGGAGAACAAGTCCAAGACCGGCGTGTTCCTCGGCGCGTACGCCACCAACCCGGTCAACGGCCGGCAGGTTCCGGTCTTCATCGCCGACTACGTGCTGGCCGGCTACGGAACCGGCGCCATCATGGCGGTGCCCGGTGGCGACCAGCGGGACTGGGACTTCGCTACGGATTTCGGCCTGCCGATCATCGAGGTGGTCAGCGGTGGCGACATCACCGAGGCGGCCTACAACGGCGACGGCGTCATGGTGAACTCCGGCTACCTCGACGGGTTGTCGGTGGCGGCCGCCAAGGAAGCCGTCATCGAACATCTGGAAGCCGACGGCCGTGGCCGGGCCCGCATCGAGTACAAGCTGCGGGACTGGCTGTTCGCCCGGCAGCGGTACTGGGGTGAGCCGTTCCCGATCGTGTACGACGCCGACGGCCGCGCCCATCCGTTGCCGGAATCGGCCCTGCCGGTGGAACTTCCGGACATCCCGGATTATGCGCCGGTGTCCTTCGACCCCGACGACGCCGACAGCGAGCCTTCGCCGCCACTGGGCAAGGCCACCGAATGGGTGCATGTCGAGCTGGATCTGGGTGACGGGCTGCAGACCTACACACGCGATACCAATGTGATGCCGCAATGGGCGGGCAGCTCCTGGTACGAGCTGCGGTACACCGACCCGCAGAACTCGGAAGAGCTGTGCGCCAAGGAGAACGAGGCCTACTGGATGGGCCCGCGGCCGGCCGAGCACGGCCCGAATGATCCGGGCGGCGTCGACCTGTACGTCGGTGGTGTCGAGCATGCGGTGCTGCACCTGCTGTACTCGCGGTTCTGGCACAAGGTGCTGTACGACCTTGGCCATGTCAGCTCGAACGAGCCGTATCGGCGTCTGGTCAACCAGGGTTACATCCAGGCCTTTGCCTACACCGATGCCCGCGGTAGCTATGTGCCTGCCGCCGAAGTCGTCGAGCGTGACGGGAAGTTCTTCTGGCCGGGGCCCAATGATGGTGAGGATCACCAGGAAATAGAGGTCAACCAGGAGTTCGGCAAGATCGGCAAGAGCCTGAAGAACTCCGTCTCACCCGACGAGATCTGCGATGAGTACGGTGCCGACACCCTTCGGGTCTACGAGATGTCGATGGGCCCGCTGGAGGCGTCGCGTCCGTGGGCCCCCAAGGATGTCGTGGGCGCGCACCGCTTCCTGCAACGGGTGTGGCGGGTGGTGGTCTGCGAAGACACCGGAGCGACCGGCGTCAACGAGCACGAGGCGCTCGGCACCGACACCCTCAAGATCCTGCACCGCACCATCGCGGGGGTGACCGAAGACTATGTGGCACTTCGCAACAACACCGCCGCGGCGAAGTTGATCGAGTACACCAACCACCTCACCAAGGAGGGCGTCTCGGCGCGCGCCGCGATCGAGCCGCTGGTGCTCATGGTGGCCCCGCTGGCGCCGCACCTGGCCGAGGAGTTGTGGAAGCGGTTGGGCCACGACACCTCACTGGCGCACGGCCCGTTCCCGGTGGTCGATCCGCAGTACCTGGTGGACGACACCATCGAGTTCCCGGTCCAGGTGAACGGCAAGGTGCGCGGCAAGATCACCGTTGCCGCCGATCTGGACCGAGCTGGGCTCCAGGCCGCGGCGCTGGCCGACGAGAAGGTGCAGGCCTTCCTGGACGGTGCCACGCCCAAGAAGGTCATCGTGGTGCCGGGCCGGCTGGTCAACCTCGTCATCTAG
- a CDS encoding SDR family oxidoreductase, with protein MPTALITGAAGGIGSAIAAALAPTHTLLLAGRPSARLDALAERLGAPTWPLDLTDADSIESATEVLAELDVLVHNAGVLYPGRVSESIAEQWRASFEVNVTGAVALTLALLPALRAVHGHVVFINSGAGQKVSSGMASYSASKFALRAFADSLRADEPTLRVTSIFPGRTDTEMQRDLVVYETDGVGDYDPAKFLKPETVAGLVATAVTTPPDGHVHEIVVRPG; from the coding sequence GTGCCGACCGCATTGATCACCGGAGCCGCTGGCGGCATCGGCTCAGCCATCGCCGCCGCTCTTGCTCCCACTCACACCCTGCTGCTGGCCGGGCGCCCGTCGGCCCGCCTCGATGCGCTGGCCGAACGTCTCGGCGCTCCGACCTGGCCGCTGGACCTGACCGACGCCGATTCGATCGAATCGGCCACCGAGGTCCTCGCCGAACTCGACGTGCTCGTGCACAACGCCGGCGTCCTCTACCCCGGCCGGGTCTCCGAATCCATCGCCGAACAGTGGCGGGCGTCCTTCGAGGTGAACGTCACCGGCGCGGTGGCACTCACGCTGGCCCTGCTGCCCGCCCTGCGCGCCGTCCACGGCCATGTTGTGTTCATCAATTCCGGTGCCGGACAGAAGGTTTCCTCCGGCATGGCGTCGTACTCGGCAAGCAAGTTCGCGCTGCGGGCATTCGCCGACTCCCTGCGCGCCGACGAACCGACACTGCGGGTCACCTCGATCTTCCCCGGGCGCACCGACACCGAGATGCAACGCGACCTGGTGGTCTACGAGACCGACGGCGTCGGCGATTACGACCCGGCCAAGTTCCTGAAGCCCGAGACGGTCGCCGGGTTGGTCGCGACAGCCGTCACCACCCCGCCCGACGGCCACGTGCACGAAATCGTGGTCCGCCCCGGGTGA
- the ggh gene encoding glucosylglycerate hydrolase — translation MPPDPSFAPTQLAARAAYLLRGNDLGVMTTAAPSLYPHMWSWDAAFVSIGLAPLSVERAVVELDTLLSAQWRNGMIPHIVFANGVDGYFPGPARWATSALAADAPRARHTSGITQPPVHAIAVQRILDHARSRGRSTRAVAESFVDRRWADLVRWHRWLAETRDQDVRGRITMYHGWESGMDNSPRWDSAYANVIPGNVPEYQREDNAIITDATQRPSDLEYDRYLWLLEEMKSVRYDDDLLPKVMSFAVEDVFVSAIFSVACQVLAEIGEDYKRPNADVRDLYSWAERFRVGVVETADERSGAARDYDVRANRWVATETVAQFAPLLCGGLPHDRERALLRLLEGPRFCGHPDLKYALIPSTSPVSRDFRSREYWRGPVWPVMTWLFSWCFARRGWAERASTLRREGLRQASDGTFAEYYEPFTGEPLGSMQQSWTAAAVLDWLG, via the coding sequence ATGCCACCGGATCCCAGCTTCGCTCCCACTCAGCTCGCCGCGCGCGCTGCCTACCTGCTGCGCGGCAATGACCTGGGTGTGATGACCACGGCCGCGCCGTCGCTGTATCCCCACATGTGGAGCTGGGACGCGGCGTTCGTGTCGATCGGGCTGGCCCCCCTGAGTGTGGAGCGCGCCGTGGTGGAACTCGACACCCTGCTCTCGGCGCAGTGGCGCAACGGGATGATTCCGCACATCGTGTTCGCCAACGGTGTCGACGGCTACTTTCCCGGCCCGGCCCGGTGGGCCACCTCGGCGCTGGCCGCCGACGCGCCGCGGGCGCGGCACACCTCGGGTATCACCCAGCCGCCCGTGCATGCGATCGCGGTGCAACGCATCCTCGACCATGCCCGCAGTCGAGGCCGGTCGACCCGGGCGGTGGCGGAGAGCTTCGTCGATCGTCGGTGGGCCGATCTGGTGCGCTGGCACCGCTGGCTGGCCGAGACCCGGGATCAGGACGTTCGCGGCCGCATCACGATGTATCACGGGTGGGAGTCCGGCATGGACAACTCACCGCGCTGGGACAGCGCCTACGCCAACGTGATTCCCGGCAATGTGCCGGAGTATCAGCGGGAGGACAACGCGATCATCACCGATGCCACCCAGCGGCCGAGCGACCTCGAGTACGACCGGTACCTGTGGCTGCTCGAGGAGATGAAATCCGTTCGCTACGACGACGATCTGCTCCCGAAGGTGATGAGCTTCGCGGTCGAGGACGTATTCGTCTCGGCGATCTTCTCGGTGGCCTGCCAGGTGCTGGCCGAGATCGGGGAGGATTACAAACGTCCCAACGCCGATGTCCGCGATCTCTACTCCTGGGCCGAGCGATTCCGGGTCGGTGTCGTCGAGACCGCCGACGAACGTAGTGGTGCGGCAAGGGATTACGACGTCCGGGCGAACAGGTGGGTGGCCACTGAGACCGTCGCGCAGTTCGCTCCGCTGCTGTGTGGCGGGCTGCCACACGACCGCGAGCGCGCCCTGTTGAGGCTGCTGGAAGGCCCGCGGTTCTGCGGGCACCCGGATCTGAAGTACGCGCTGATCCCGTCGACGTCGCCGGTGTCGCGTGATTTCCGATCGCGCGAGTATTGGCGCGGTCCGGTGTGGCCGGTGATGACGTGGTTGTTCTCGTGGTGCTTCGCTCGGCGTGGCTGGGCCGAGCGGGCGTCGACGCTTCGTCGAGAAGGTTTGCGTCAGGCCAGCGACGGGACTTTCGCCGAGTACTACGAGCCGTTCACCGGCGAGCCGCTGGGCAGCATGCAGCAGTCGTGGACCGCGGCCGCGGTGTTGGACTGGTTGGGATAG
- a CDS encoding MarR family winged helix-turn-helix transcriptional regulator, translated as MIEPDSQVTELAGELQRVLSKVFSVLRRGDTNKGTAGELTLAQLSILLTLLDQGPIRMTELAARERVRTPTTTVAIRRLEKLGLVKRSRDPSDLRAVLVEVTPRGLVQHRESLAARRADLAGRLANLSPDDLATLATALAPLERLASQSDRVAHAKSE; from the coding sequence ATGATAGAGCCCGATTCGCAGGTCACCGAGCTGGCCGGAGAGTTGCAGCGCGTACTCTCCAAGGTTTTCTCGGTCCTGCGCCGTGGCGACACCAACAAGGGCACCGCCGGAGAGCTGACGCTGGCTCAGCTCTCCATCCTCCTCACCCTGCTCGACCAGGGCCCGATCCGGATGACCGAACTGGCCGCCCGTGAGCGCGTGCGCACCCCCACCACCACCGTGGCCATCCGCCGGCTGGAGAAGCTCGGGTTGGTCAAGCGCTCCCGCGACCCCTCCGACCTGCGCGCCGTGCTCGTCGAGGTCACCCCCCGCGGCCTGGTGCAGCACCGCGAATCGCTGGCCGCCCGGCGGGCTGATCTGGCCGGCCGGTTGGCCAACCTGAGTCCGGACGACCTCGCGACACTGGCCACCGCACTGGCCCCGCTGGAACGGCTCGCCAGCCAGAGCGATCGGGTGGCCCACGCCAAGTCCGAGTAG
- a CDS encoding amino acid ABC transporter ATP-binding protein, which produces MSGLEPVALAAKDIHLAFGPNPVLRGVNLDVPAGTTTAIIGPSGSGKSTLLRTLNRLYEPDRGDILLDGHSVLADNPDRLRQRIGMVFQQFNLFPHKTVLDNVTLGPRKLKRLSPEHARTVGLEQLDRVGLRHKADVRPSTLSGGQQQRVAIARALAMAPQVMFFDEATSALDPELVKGILELIADLAAEGMTILAVTHEMGFARSTADSVVFMDHGTVVESGIPDQIFEAAETDRLRRFLSQVL; this is translated from the coding sequence ATGTCGGGTCTAGAGCCGGTTGCGCTGGCCGCCAAGGACATCCATCTGGCATTCGGGCCGAACCCGGTGCTGCGCGGAGTGAACCTGGATGTGCCCGCCGGCACGACGACGGCCATCATCGGCCCGTCCGGATCCGGGAAGTCGACGCTGCTGCGCACCCTCAACCGCCTGTACGAACCGGACCGCGGCGACATCCTGCTCGACGGACACTCGGTGCTGGCCGACAATCCCGACCGGCTGCGCCAACGCATCGGGATGGTGTTCCAGCAGTTCAACCTGTTCCCGCACAAGACCGTTCTCGACAACGTCACCCTGGGTCCGCGCAAGCTCAAGCGCCTGAGCCCCGAGCATGCCCGCACCGTGGGTCTGGAGCAGCTGGATCGGGTTGGACTGCGGCACAAGGCCGACGTCCGCCCCAGCACGCTCTCTGGCGGCCAGCAACAGCGCGTCGCGATCGCGCGTGCGCTCGCGATGGCCCCTCAGGTGATGTTCTTCGACGAGGCCACCTCGGCGCTGGACCCCGAACTGGTCAAGGGGATTCTGGAGTTGATCGCCGACCTGGCCGCCGAGGGAATGACCATCCTGGCCGTCACCCACGAGATGGGCTTCGCCCGTTCCACCGCCGATTCGGTGGTGTTCATGGATCACGGCACGGTGGTCGAGTCCGGTATCCCCGACCAGATCTTCGAAGCGGCCGAGACAGATCGGCTGCGCCGATTCCTGTCACAGGTGCTGTGA
- a CDS encoding ABC transporter substrate-binding protein/permease produces the protein MDARRSAALLTTVLMLFGLVCAAPAGADVDQCAPPGVDSASALPTNLAAAATGPGADRFTTATVVPLDTVRPENLGLGTPGVLTVGTLSDAPPSICINTDGHFTGFDNELLRAIADKLGLRINFVGTDFSGLLAQTASRRFDVASSSITTTDARRRTVGFTNGYDFGYFSLVVPTGSPITGFGQLADGQRIGVVQGTVQEAYVIDTLHLQPVKFPDYNTVYASLKTRQIDAWVAPSQQASGTVQPGDPAQIIENTFSLDNFVAWAVAKENQPLIDALNSGLDAIIADGTWARLYSDWVPRALPPGWKPGSKAAPVPQLPDFAAIAAAKEKPAAGAPVAPKSTLAQLADSFLDWDLYKQAIPDLLRTGLPNTLILTVCASVIGLVLGMVLAVAGISRSRWLRWPARVYTDIFRGLPEVVIILLIGLGVGPVAGSLTGNSPYPLGIAALGLMAAAYVGEIFRSGIQSVEPGQLEASRALGFSYSSSMRLVVIPQGIRRVLPALMNQFISLLKASSLVYFLGLVASQRELFQVGRDLNAQTGNLSPLVAAGLFYLLLTIPLTHLVNYVDNRLRRGRPPAEEDPLPAATNQEMI, from the coding sequence ATGGACGCCAGACGATCGGCCGCGCTGCTGACCACCGTCCTGATGCTGTTCGGACTGGTCTGCGCGGCACCGGCCGGAGCGGACGTCGACCAATGCGCACCACCCGGGGTGGACAGCGCCAGCGCACTGCCCACCAACCTGGCCGCCGCGGCCACCGGACCCGGCGCCGACAGATTCACCACCGCCACCGTCGTCCCCCTGGACACGGTGCGGCCGGAGAACCTCGGCCTGGGCACCCCCGGCGTCCTCACCGTCGGGACCCTGTCGGACGCACCGCCCAGCATCTGCATCAACACGGACGGCCACTTCACCGGTTTCGACAACGAGTTGCTGCGCGCCATCGCCGACAAGCTGGGCCTGCGAATCAACTTCGTCGGCACCGACTTCTCCGGCCTGTTGGCCCAGACCGCCTCCCGACGATTCGACGTGGCATCCTCGTCGATCACCACCACCGACGCCCGGCGACGCACCGTCGGCTTCACCAACGGCTACGACTTCGGCTACTTCTCGCTGGTGGTGCCGACCGGCTCACCGATCACCGGATTCGGCCAACTCGCCGACGGACAGCGCATCGGGGTCGTGCAGGGCACCGTGCAGGAGGCCTACGTCATCGACACACTGCACCTGCAGCCGGTGAAGTTCCCCGACTACAACACCGTCTATGCCAGCCTCAAGACCCGTCAGATCGACGCCTGGGTGGCGCCGTCCCAGCAGGCCTCGGGCACCGTGCAGCCCGGTGACCCGGCGCAGATCATCGAGAACACCTTCAGCCTGGACAATTTCGTGGCGTGGGCGGTGGCCAAGGAGAACCAGCCGCTGATCGACGCGCTCAACTCCGGACTGGACGCGATCATCGCCGACGGCACCTGGGCCAGGCTGTATTCCGACTGGGTGCCGCGCGCGCTGCCGCCCGGCTGGAAGCCCGGCTCCAAGGCCGCGCCCGTCCCCCAACTGCCCGATTTCGCCGCGATCGCCGCCGCGAAGGAGAAACCCGCCGCCGGAGCCCCGGTGGCGCCCAAATCGACACTCGCGCAACTGGCCGACTCCTTCCTGGACTGGGACCTCTACAAGCAGGCCATTCCAGATCTGCTGCGCACCGGCCTACCCAACACCCTCATCCTGACCGTGTGCGCCAGCGTCATCGGCCTGGTACTCGGGATGGTCCTGGCGGTGGCCGGTATCTCGCGGTCACGATGGCTGCGCTGGCCCGCCCGGGTCTACACCGACATCTTCCGAGGCCTGCCCGAAGTGGTGATCATCCTGCTGATCGGACTGGGCGTCGGCCCGGTGGCCGGATCGCTCACCGGCAACAGCCCCTACCCGTTGGGCATCGCGGCGCTCGGACTCATGGCAGCGGCCTACGTCGGCGAGATCTTCCGCTCCGGCATCCAGAGCGTCGAACCCGGGCAGCTGGAAGCCTCCCGCGCCCTCGGCTTCAGCTACAGCTCGTCGATGCGTCTGGTCGTCATACCCCAGGGCATCCGACGGGTGCTGCCGGCGCTGATGAACCAGTTCATCTCACTGCTCAAAGCGTCGTCACTGGTGTACTTCCTCGGTCTGGTGGCCAGCCAACGCGAACTGTTCCAGGTGGGCCGAGATCTCAACGCGCAGACCGGAAACCTCTCACCGCTGGTGGCAGCCGGGCTGTTCTACCTGCTGCTCACGATCCCACTGACCCATCTGGTGAACTACGTCGACAACCGGCTGCGCCGAGGCCGCCCCCCGGCCGAGGAGGATCCACTGCCCGCGGCGACCAACCAGGAGATGATCTGA
- a CDS encoding GntR family transcriptional regulator, with product MPKNYGVKEKDQVVTHIINLVMTGKLRSGDRIDRNEIVRDLGLSRVPIQEAVVQLEHDGILSTRYHRGAFVARFDEATVSEHHELYGILNGIASARCAAGPTPRILACLDDSLRTMRSAKDTKTFQEACWTFRDAINDEYAGPRLHATIRAGKSFAPAEFWTIYPKAKAEFLAGYEAELAAIQARDPEGARKACIERAELMARIMIGELTRRGVFGDLRSP from the coding sequence GTGCCCAAGAACTACGGGGTCAAGGAAAAGGATCAGGTCGTCACGCACATCATCAATCTGGTGATGACGGGCAAGCTTCGATCCGGTGACCGCATAGACCGCAACGAGATCGTCCGCGACCTCGGGCTCAGCCGTGTTCCGATCCAGGAGGCGGTGGTTCAACTTGAGCACGACGGCATCCTCTCGACCCGCTATCACCGCGGCGCCTTCGTGGCCAGATTCGACGAGGCGACCGTGTCTGAGCATCACGAGCTGTACGGAATTCTCAACGGGATCGCCTCGGCGCGCTGCGCCGCAGGCCCGACTCCGCGCATTTTGGCATGCCTAGACGACTCGTTGCGGACGATGCGCTCAGCAAAGGACACCAAAACCTTCCAAGAGGCGTGCTGGACATTCCGCGATGCGATCAACGACGAGTACGCCGGGCCTCGCCTGCACGCCACCATCCGCGCAGGTAAGAGCTTTGCACCCGCGGAGTTCTGGACCATCTATCCCAAAGCCAAGGCCGAGTTTCTCGCCGGATACGAAGCGGAATTGGCTGCGATACAGGCCCGGGATCCCGAAGGCGCCCGCAAGGCCTGCATCGAGCGCGCCGAGCTGATGGCTCGGATCATGATCGGTGAACTGACCCGGCGCGGAGTGTTCGGCGACTTGCGGTCCCCTTGA
- a CDS encoding LLM class F420-dependent oxidoreductase, with the protein MSHPLRIGVQLQPQHSPTYSHIRDAVRRCEDIGVDIAFNWDHFFPLYGDPDGAHYECWTMLGAWAEQTSRIEIGALVSCNSYRNPELLADMARTVDHISDGRLILGIGSGWKQKDYDEYGYEFGTAGSRLDDLAEALPRIEARLAKLNPAPTREIPILIGGQGERKTLRLVAEHADIWHAFVDRNTYPGKAEVLAEHCGITGRDPATVQRSAGVQETGGVEAMLAEADALADLGVSILTVGVNGPDYDLTAAEALCRWRDRRDAKPSG; encoded by the coding sequence ATGAGCCATCCCCTCCGCATCGGCGTGCAACTGCAGCCGCAGCACTCCCCCACGTACAGCCACATCCGCGACGCAGTGCGCCGCTGTGAGGACATCGGCGTCGACATCGCCTTCAACTGGGACCACTTCTTCCCGCTCTACGGCGATCCCGACGGTGCGCACTACGAATGCTGGACGATGCTCGGCGCCTGGGCCGAGCAGACCTCGCGCATCGAGATCGGCGCGCTGGTCAGCTGCAACTCCTACCGCAACCCCGAATTGTTGGCCGACATGGCCCGGACCGTGGACCACATCTCCGACGGACGCCTCATCCTCGGCATCGGAAGTGGTTGGAAACAAAAGGATTACGATGAGTACGGGTACGAGTTCGGCACCGCAGGCAGTCGCCTGGACGATCTGGCCGAAGCCCTGCCACGCATCGAGGCCCGGCTGGCCAAACTCAACCCGGCGCCCACGCGAGAGATCCCGATCCTGATCGGCGGGCAGGGGGAACGCAAGACCCTGCGGCTGGTTGCCGAGCACGCCGACATCTGGCACGCATTCGTCGACCGCAACACCTACCCCGGCAAGGCCGAGGTCCTCGCCGAGCACTGCGGCATCACCGGCCGCGACCCGGCGACCGTGCAGCGCTCGGCAGGGGTGCAGGAGACCGGCGGTGTCGAGGCCATGCTCGCCGAGGCCGATGCGCTGGCGGATCTGGGGGTCAGCATCCTCACGGTCGGTGTCAACGGACCCGACTACGACCTGACCGCTGCCGAGGCCCTGTGTCGATGGCGCGATAGGCGCGACGCAAAGCCCAGCGGATAA
- a CDS encoding alpha/beta fold hydrolase produces the protein MVADEDLAGLDEFGLLHENAEQIGASAPLPRVERIEQGPISALKFGTAAPRIVFLHGGGQNAHTWDTVILGLGEPALAVDLPGHGRSAWREDGDYGPKLNAASLIPVLQTHAPDPRLVVGMSLGGLTALRIAATEPALVPELVLVDVTPSAPERHEQMTKAQLGAVALVKGDRSFPSFEAMLDTAVAASPHRDRNSLRRGVFHNSKQLDDGTWTWRYDTFRKGDGFDGLWDDVPAITMPTTLIRGANSYFVNDEDAETFANNAPGFQRTHVVADSGHSVQGDQPAALVQLLRAILDAPPLQ, from the coding sequence GTGGTTGCCGACGAAGATCTCGCAGGCCTCGATGAGTTCGGCCTGCTACACGAGAACGCCGAACAGATCGGGGCGAGTGCCCCACTGCCGCGGGTCGAGCGCATCGAGCAGGGGCCGATCAGCGCGCTGAAATTCGGCACCGCCGCCCCGCGCATCGTTTTCCTGCACGGAGGCGGCCAGAACGCCCACACCTGGGACACCGTCATCCTCGGGCTCGGTGAACCGGCACTGGCCGTCGATCTCCCCGGCCACGGCCGTTCAGCCTGGCGCGAGGACGGCGACTACGGCCCGAAACTCAATGCGGCAAGCCTGATCCCGGTTCTGCAGACCCACGCTCCCGATCCGCGGCTGGTAGTCGGCATGTCGCTGGGCGGATTGACCGCACTGCGGATCGCGGCGACCGAACCGGCCCTGGTGCCCGAGCTGGTTCTGGTCGACGTCACTCCGTCGGCGCCCGAGCGGCATGAGCAGATGACCAAGGCCCAGTTGGGTGCCGTGGCGTTGGTCAAGGGTGACCGCAGCTTCCCCAGTTTCGAGGCGATGCTGGACACCGCCGTGGCCGCATCGCCACATCGGGACCGGAACTCGTTGCGGCGCGGTGTGTTCCACAACTCCAAGCAGCTCGACGACGGCACCTGGACGTGGCGGTATGACACGTTCCGCAAAGGGGACGGGTTCGACGGGCTGTGGGACGATGTCCCGGCGATCACCATGCCGACCACCCTGATCCGCGGCGCCAACTCCTATTTCGTCAACGACGAGGACGCCGAGACGTTCGCAAATAACGCACCGGGCTTCCAGCGCACCCACGTCGTCGCCGACTCCGGCCACTCGGTGCAGGGCGATCAGCCGGCCGCACTCGTGCAACTGCTGCGCGCGATCCTCGACGCTCCGCCCTTGCAGTAA